The following are from one region of the Actinoplanes sp. L3-i22 genome:
- a CDS encoding isopenicillin N synthase family oxygenase → MSTPDIPLFDISAWRDAGIQERAALAARLDRAMQDSGFFMVSGHGIADLLKENIRESSRAFFALPDTVKQAYATGVGGRGWIASGREANAFYGEVADADKADLKETFTLGRDDPAGDPAWCMANIWPAEVPALREPVTEYAAQIQDLYRELLEVLATALGLEPGYFVERTRNAPHTFNINRYPALSVTGAPLEGQFRVAPHTDWGILTILDRQPGYGGLQVQTLDGEWADAPYVPGAFTVNIADLLARWTGDRWRSTRHRVLPPSEADPDEELISLIVFCESDMDRVVTPLAPPVGGGKDYPPVIAGDYYREREAAASVD, encoded by the coding sequence ATGAGCACGCCGGACATTCCGCTCTTCGACATCAGCGCTTGGCGGGACGCCGGCATCCAGGAGCGCGCCGCACTCGCCGCCCGCCTCGACCGTGCCATGCAGGACTCCGGGTTCTTCATGGTCAGCGGGCACGGCATCGCCGATTTACTCAAAGAGAACATCCGGGAGTCGTCCCGCGCGTTCTTCGCGCTGCCCGACACCGTCAAGCAGGCGTACGCGACGGGTGTCGGTGGGCGGGGATGGATTGCTTCCGGCCGCGAGGCGAACGCGTTCTACGGGGAGGTCGCCGATGCGGACAAGGCCGACCTGAAGGAGACCTTCACGCTCGGGCGTGACGACCCGGCCGGTGACCCCGCCTGGTGCATGGCGAACATCTGGCCGGCCGAGGTGCCCGCCCTGCGCGAGCCGGTGACCGAGTACGCCGCGCAGATTCAGGACCTGTATCGGGAGTTGCTGGAGGTGCTGGCCACCGCGCTCGGGCTGGAACCCGGCTACTTCGTCGAGCGGACCAGGAACGCGCCGCACACGTTCAACATCAACCGCTATCCGGCGCTGTCGGTCACCGGGGCGCCGCTGGAGGGTCAATTCCGGGTCGCACCGCATACCGACTGGGGGATCCTCACCATTCTCGACCGGCAGCCGGGGTACGGCGGCCTGCAGGTGCAGACCCTCGACGGCGAGTGGGCGGACGCGCCGTACGTCCCGGGTGCCTTCACGGTCAACATCGCCGACCTGCTCGCCCGGTGGACCGGCGACCGGTGGCGGTCCACCCGGCACCGGGTGCTGCCGCCGTCGGAGGCCGACCCGGACGAGGAACTGATCAGCCTCATCGTCTTCTGCGAATCGGACATGGATCGGGTCGTGACGCCTCTCGCGCCGCCGGTCGGTGGCGGCAAGGACTATCCGCCGGTGATCGCCGGCGACTACTACCGGGAGCGGGAGGCCGCGGCGTCGGTCGACTGA